The sequence CCTCGGGATGGGCGTCGGTGTAGACGTCGATCGCCCGGTGCAGGCGGATACCGGCGATCACCCGCGGCGGCAGCCGCGCAGCGTCCGGTTGGCCGTGCACGAAGTCGCCCAGCATCCCGCCGAGCTGCAAGGCCTCGTCGTCGCCTGCCAGCAGCGCATGCGCCAGATGGTTCATCCGGACCGCCCGGCGGTTATCATCACGTGCATGACGCCCACCGAGCTCCCCGCCGCGCCTGCCGGCTTTCCGGATGTCGCCGCCAGTTTCATGCTCGACGGCCCCGCCGGCAAGCTCGAAACCATCAGTGACGTCGCCGAAGCGGCCTGCGCGCGCTGCGGCGTGGCGGTGATCTGCCATCCGCTGACGATCGAGGGCGGCAGCATGCACAACAAGGTGGTGACAATGGCCGAGCGGGCGCTGCGCGAATCCGGCCTGGATACGGTGCGTTTCAATTTCCGCGGCGCCGGCAATTCGCAGGGCGACTACGACCAGGGCCACGGCGAAGGCGACGACCTCGCCACCGTGGTCGCCTGGGCGCGCCGCATGCGCCCGCACGACGCGTTGTGGCTGGCCGGCTTCTCGTTCGGCAGCTACGTGAGCATCGCCAACGCAGTGCGCCTGCGCGCCGATGCGTTGATCAGCATCGCACCGCCGGTCGGACGCTGGCCGTTCGACGCGGTCGCGCTGCCGCGCTGCCCGTGGCTGATCGTGCAGGGCGAGGCCGACGAGATCGTCGAGCCGCAGGCGGTGTTCGACTGGGTCGAGACACTGGAGCCCCGGCCCGAGCTGGTGCGCATGCCCGAGACCAGCCACTTCTTCCACCGCCGGCTGATGGACCTGCGCGGCGCGATCAAGCATGCGGTGCATGGCTGGTTGCCGCCGAAGCGGCATGCCTGACGCGCGCCGACCATCCCCTGCCAAGACCTGTCCGTTCCATGAGTGAACTCCCCTCGCTGGCGCCCACTGCGCGCTATCTCGAAGGCGTCGCCGCGCACCGCTGGGAGTCCGACCCGACCCAGCTGGCGCTGCTGCCGGAATTCGACCGCATGCACGCCGCGCTGTGCGCCGAACCGGCCAGCGGCAACGGCCTGCTCGGCCGGCTGAAATCCCTGCTCGGCAACGACCCGCCCGAAGCGGTGCCGGGGCTGTACCTGTGGGGTACGGTCGGTCGCGGCAAGACCTTCCTGATGGATCTGTTCGCCGCCAGCTTGCCGCACGGCGTGGTGCTGCGCCGGCACTTCCACCGTTTCATGGGCGAGGTGCACGAGCACCTGCGCACGCTGGGTGAGCGGCAGAACCCGCTGACCGAGGTCGCCGCCGACCTCGCCGCGCGCTGCCGCGTGCTGTGCCTGGACGAGTTCCTGGTCAACGACATCGGCGACGCGATGATCCTGTCGGGCCTGCTCGACGCACTGTTCGCGCGCGGCGTGAGCCTGGTCACCACCTCCAACACCGCGCCGGCGAACCTGTACCAGGGCGGCCTGCAGCGCGTGCGTTTCCTGCCCGCGATCGCGCTGATCGAACGGCACTGCCACGTGGTCGAGATGGCCTCCGCGCACGACTGGCGCCTGCGCGCGCTGACCCGGGCTTCGGTCTATCTCACCCCGCCCGGCGCCGAGGCGCACCGCGCGCTGGAGCGCATCTTCGCCAGCCAGGCCCGCGGCGCCGTGCAGGAAAACGGCAACCTGCACGTCAACGGCCGCGACATTCCGTTCGTCAGGCGCGACGACGACATCGTCTGGTTCGAGTTCGCCGCGCTGTGCGAAGGCCCGCGCGCAGTGGCCGACTACATCGCACTGGCCAAGGCCGGGCCGACCGTGATCGTCGCCAACGTGCCGCAATTCACCGTCTACAGCGAGGACGCGGCGAAGCGCTTCGTGCAATTGGTGGACGAGTTCTACGACCGCCACGTCAAGCTGGTGCTGTCTGCCGCCGCGCCGATCACCGAGCTGTACGACGGCGAACGCCTGCGCGCCGAATTCGGCCGCACCGAGTCGCGCCTGATCGAGATGCAGAGCGAGGAATACCTGGCACTGGAGCACCGGCCCGAGTGATCCGCCGCCGGCGCATTGCTCCCCCGCCATCGCCGCAGTAGCCTGCAACCGCTGACAGCACGCTGTCGCGCACGGGAGGGGACGATGAAGATGACGCAGGGATCGCTCGCGGATTTCCACGCGGGCGCCGGCATCGCGCGGCCAGCCGGCGACGCCGCGGACGAAGCGCATGCCCTGCCCGGTTTCGACGCCGTGTCGCGGCTGGCGGCCACCACGCTGGGCACGCCGCTGGTGGCGCTGCTGCTGGCCGACGGCAGTGCATTCTGGTACACGCCGCCCGGCCACAGCGACCCGATCCGGCTGGACGGCATGCTGCTGGCCGCCTGCCGGCAGGCCACCCGCCGCGGCGTCGCCGAGGTGGTGCCCGACGCGCGCAGCGACGCGCGTTTCCTGCCGGCCGACGCCGACCCGGCGCACGCCGCCATCGGCTTCTTCGCCTGCGAGCCGGTGTTCGCTCTGGACGGCCAGTTGCTGGGCGGGCTGTTTGCCGTGGACCGGCGCCCGCATCCCCCGCTCCACGCCGGCGAACGCAGCGCGCTGCGCGACGCCGCCTCGCTGGCCGGTACTGGCGCCGCGCTGCGCCACTACCTCGACCGCACCGACCCGGCGACCGGGCTGCCGCACCGCAATGCGTTCTTCGCCGACCTGCACGCGCACCTGCCCGGCGCGGACGATACCGCCTGGCTGCTCGCCGTCGAGGTGGCCCCGGTGGCGCGCTTCAACGCCTTCGTGCGGGCCATGGGACACAGCTACGCCGACGCGCTGATGCACGCGGTGGCGGCGCGGGTGCAGGCGTGGATGACGCCTGGCATGCAGCTCTACCAGGTCGGCACGGCGCGCCTGGCGCTCCTGCCGGCGCACCCGTACGACGAGCTGCTGCCCGCGCGCCTGGACGAATTCGTGGCCTTGCTGCGCGAGCCGATCGACTGCCTCGGCGTGCCGCTCACCCTGCAGCCCGGCGTGGGCCTGCTCAAGGTCGAGGCGCACGAACTGCGCGGCGGCGACCCGCTGCGGCGCGTGATGAACGCCGCCCACGTCGCGCAGGACAGCGTGCGCGGCTGGGCCGTGTACGACCGCGCGCAGGACGAACGGCAGCGGCAGGATTTCTTCCTGGTCACCGAGCTGGCCGCCGCGCTGTCCGAACGCACCGAGCTGGAACTGCACTACCAGCCGCGCGTGCAGCTGGCCAGCGGCCGCTGCGTGGCGCTGGAAG is a genomic window of Rhodanobacter thiooxydans containing:
- a CDS encoding putative bifunctional diguanylate cyclase/phosphodiesterase; this translates as MKMTQGSLADFHAGAGIARPAGDAADEAHALPGFDAVSRLAATTLGTPLVALLLADGSAFWYTPPGHSDPIRLDGMLLAACRQATRRGVAEVVPDARSDARFLPADADPAHAAIGFFACEPVFALDGQLLGGLFAVDRRPHPPLHAGERSALRDAASLAGTGAALRHYLDRTDPATGLPHRNAFFADLHAHLPGADDTAWLLAVEVAPVARFNAFVRAMGHSYADALMHAVAARVQAWMTPGMQLYQVGTARLALLPAHPYDELLPARLDEFVALLREPIDCLGVPLTLQPGVGLLKVEAHELRGGDPLRRVMNAAHVAQDSVRGWAVYDRAQDERQRQDFFLVTELAAALSERTELELHYQPRVQLASGRCVALEALARWRHPTLGAVPPGVFVPLAEQAGLMRSLTDWVLDHGLAQLAAWLRDGLDVQLSLNVSSADLDATLETRLTAAALRHAVPLTRLELEFTESTAMRHSDANRCHLAALREAGVGIAIDDFGIGYSNLDALRQMPASCVKIDKSLVCGLDTSRHDAAVVRSMVALAHELGFRVVMEGVETAHVLEAVRDMACDEVQGFHIAHPLPAADVAGWLRRHASATPAQPADRPHD
- a CDS encoding alpha/beta hydrolase — protein: MTPTELPAAPAGFPDVAASFMLDGPAGKLETISDVAEAACARCGVAVICHPLTIEGGSMHNKVVTMAERALRESGLDTVRFNFRGAGNSQGDYDQGHGEGDDLATVVAWARRMRPHDALWLAGFSFGSYVSIANAVRLRADALISIAPPVGRWPFDAVALPRCPWLIVQGEADEIVEPQAVFDWVETLEPRPELVRMPETSHFFHRRLMDLRGAIKHAVHGWLPPKRHA
- the zapE gene encoding cell division protein ZapE translates to MSELPSLAPTARYLEGVAAHRWESDPTQLALLPEFDRMHAALCAEPASGNGLLGRLKSLLGNDPPEAVPGLYLWGTVGRGKTFLMDLFAASLPHGVVLRRHFHRFMGEVHEHLRTLGERQNPLTEVAADLAARCRVLCLDEFLVNDIGDAMILSGLLDALFARGVSLVTTSNTAPANLYQGGLQRVRFLPAIALIERHCHVVEMASAHDWRLRALTRASVYLTPPGAEAHRALERIFASQARGAVQENGNLHVNGRDIPFVRRDDDIVWFEFAALCEGPRAVADYIALAKAGPTVIVANVPQFTVYSEDAAKRFVQLVDEFYDRHVKLVLSAAAPITELYDGERLRAEFGRTESRLIEMQSEEYLALEHRPE